One region of Gouania willdenowi chromosome 13, fGouWil2.1, whole genome shotgun sequence genomic DNA includes:
- the LOC114474450 gene encoding CLOCK-interacting pacemaker: MPKCLKEHDPSATTSKKAKDTSGTSPMLLAILDAKDGDDSSGRGSTCSLEKDSGYSEFSTDGSDCQQTDFEDPQSKESQSRASKHASSDHVAGQNQQRGQKKPGNVPSMPAGWDHSPVCNIKDMVLKQPGIFANTGQLLWNDGTRDGELPSSSHNASLQKPTQVPASFHIHRPLSRRSNVCEKKIHSSCLPILNTYPRIAPHPCKKISDELSSNSDSQDSSKVASTDLKIVGLPVTKSPSEQHPVPAASSSSNSAATTSASQESQTVSHLRHTLSSFISKGHHKDSASGTRHRRFLNTVEVLRQSGLLDITLRSKQLLHQSSATEGGITQLRRHTELLCQAANNLGHGADGIITWEHLHKTMAESGCYPDLKALSSFQSPPTGSGSLSESVFKSVTNELEVSESAKASQSPVVEHASDQGCVLKPEEESSGIASAPPSDSSAK, translated from the exons ATGCCAAAATGCCTGAAAGAGCATGATCCCAGTGCAACAACCAGCAAGAAAGCAAAAGATACGAGCGGCACCAGCCCAATGCTGCTAGCGATCCTCGACGCTAAAGATGGCGATGATTCCAGCGGACGGGGTTCAACCTGCAGCTTGGAAAAAGACTCTGGTTACTCTG AATTCTCCACGGATGGGTCAGACTGTCAACAAACTGACTTTGAGGATCCGCAGAGCAAAGAAAGCCAGTCCAGGGCCAGCAAACACGCTTCTTCTGACCACGTTGCTGGTCAAAACCAGCAACGTGGTCAGAAGAAGCCTGGGAATGTGCCTTCCATGCCCGCAGGGTGGGATCACTCCCCTGTATGCAACATCAAGGACATGGTACTCAAGCAG CCTGGGATATTTGCAAACACAGGTCAGTTGCTGTGGAACGATGGTACAAGAGATGGCGAATTGCCTAGCTCTTCCCATAATGCCTCCCTTCAGAAGCCTACCCAGGTTCCCGCATCATTCCACATTCACAGGCCTCTGAGCCGGAGGTCTAATGTCTGTGAGAAAAAGATTCATAGTAGTTGTCTTCCTATTCTTAACACATACCCTCGCATTGCCCCTCATCCctgtaaaaaaatatctgatgaGTTATCATCAAACTCTGATTCCCAAGATTCCAGTAAAGTGGCTAGTACAGACCTCAAGATTGTTGGCCTACCTGTGACCAAAAGCCCGTCTGAACAACATCCAGTACCTGCTGCCTCCAGCTCCTCCAACTCTGCAGCTACCACATCTGCAAGCCAGGAATCCCAGACCGTTTCCCATCTACGTCACACTCTTTCCTCCTTCATCAGTAAAGGGCATCACAAAGACAGTGCCTCAGGCACCCGCCACCGCCGTTTCCTCAACACCGTTGAAGTCCTCCGACAATCTGGTCTGCTGGACATTACGCTACGATCCAAGCAGCTACTGCACCAAAGCAGCGCCACAGAGGGAGGCATTACTCAGCTGCGGCGACACACCGAGCTGCTGTGCCAGGCCGCAAACAACCTCGGCCACGGCGCAGACGGCATCATAACATGGGAGCATCTTCACAAAACCATGGCTGAATCTGGGTGCTACCCTGACCTCAAAGCACTGTCCAGTTTTCAAAGCCCTCCCACAGGATCAGGAAGTTTATcagaaagtgtttttaaaagtgttaCCAATGAGTTAGAAGTCTCTGAGAGCGCCAAAGCCTCCCAGTCTCCAGTTGTGGAACATGCATCAGACCAGGGCTGTGTGCTCAAGCCTGAGGAAGAATCATCTGGTATAGCCTCGGCCCCACCTTCTGACAGTTCAGCCAAGTAG
- the LOC114474680 gene encoding ubiquitin carboxyl-terminal hydrolase 36-like: MNSRSGIEMPRKVLFSPDQLNLNWARVHDIGAGLMNAGNTCYLNSVLQCITYTPPLANYMLTKEHSKTCHEPGFCMMCIMENHILQVFANSGRVIRPTGVLKKLKTIAKHFQYGNQEDAHEFLRYTVEAMQQSCLPAIKLDRQTQTTTLIHQVFGGCLRSRVKCLNCKAVSDTFDPFLDVTLDIQKASTVSEALEQFVKAEQLGGENAYKCSKCEHMVTATKRFTIHKRANVLTVSLKRFDDFTGGKISKHVKYSEYLDLRPFMSKTQGKPRIYSLYAVLVHSGHKDHYGHYFCYVKASDNQWYRMNDNLVSKSDISAVLKHQAYVLFYSKQEAPLTSSSQSSLSQKIPPAPANVSHHLSIPLTSPKSLDHVPTTRLILECENKADLQKSLTLGQLGVITQG, encoded by the exons ATGAACAGTAGATCTGGCATTGAAATGCCCAGGAAGGTCCTGTTCTCTCCTGACCAGCTTAACCTAAACTGGGCCAGGGTCCATGACATTGGTGCAGGTCTGATGAACGCGGGGAACACCTGTTATCTTAACTCAGTTCTCCAATGCATCACCTACACACCACCATTGGCAAACTACATGCTGACCAAGGAGCACTCCAAGACAT gtCACGAACCAGGATTTTGTATGATGTGCATCATGGAAAACCACATCCTACAAGTATTTGCCAACTCAGGCAGGGTCATCAGGCCTACTGGTGTGCTCAAAAAGCTCAAAA cGATTGCAAAACACTTCCAGTATGGAAACCAGGAGGATGCGCACGAGTTTCTGCGATACACAGTGGAAGCTATGCAACAGTCCTGCTTACCTGCAATCAA ACTGGACAGGCAAACGCAGACAACCACGTTAATCCACCAAGTATTTGGAGGCTGTTTGCGCTCCAGAG TGAAATGTTTAAACTGCAAAGCCGTTTCGGATACGTTTGATCCTTTTCTGGATGTCACTCTGGATATTCAG AAAGCTTCCACTGTGTCCGAGGCTTTGGAGCAGTTTGTAAAGGCAGAGCAGCTCGGCGGTGAAAACGCGTACAAGTGCTCAAA ATGTGAACACATGGTCACGGCCACTAAGCGATTCACAATTCATAAGAGAGCCAACGTGCTGACTGTCTCTCTTAAGAGATTTGATGATTTCACTGGAGGGAAGATCTCAAAG CACGTGAAATACTCTGAGTACTTGGATCTACGTCCATTCATGTCCAAGACTCAAGGAAAGCCCCGGATCTACAGCCTGTACGCGGTACTGGTTCACTCTGGGCACAAAGATCATTATGGTCACTACTTCTGCTACGTCAAG gcGAGTGACAACCAGTGGTATAGGATGAACGACAATTTGGTGTCAAAAAGTGACATCAGTGCTGTCCTGAAACACCAAGCCTATGTTCTGTTCTACAGCAA gcAAGAGGCTCCTTTGACCTCCTCATCCCAGTCCAGTTTGTCTCAGAAGATTCCTCCTGCTCCTGCTAATGTTAGCCACCACCTCTCCATTCCTTTAACTTCACCTAAATCTCTGGATCACGTTCCCACAACACGTCTCATTCTGGAG TGTGAAAACAAGGCAGATCTTCAGAAAAGTCTGACCCTGGGTCAGTTGGGTGTAATCACCCAAGGCTGA
- the LOC114474678 gene encoding ubiquitin carboxyl-terminal hydrolase 36-like, with the protein MNSRSGIEMPRKVLFSPDQLNLNWARVHDIGAGLMNAGNTCYLNSVLQCITYTPPLANYMLTKEHSKTCHEPGFCMMCIMENHILQVFANSGRVIRPTGVLKELKTIAKHFQYGNQEDAHEFLRYTVEAMQQSCLPAIKLDRQTQTTTLIHQVFGGCLRSRVKCLNCKAVSDTFDPFLDVTLDIQKASTVSEALEQFVKAEQLGGENAYKCSKCEHMVTATKRFTIHKRANVLTVSLKRFDDFTGGKISKHVKYSEYLDLRPFMSKTQGKPRIYSLYAVLVHSGHKDHYGHYFCYVKASDNQWYRMNDTLVSKSDISAVLKHQAYVLFYSKQEAPLTSSSQSSLSQKIPPAPANVSHHLSIPLTSPKSLDHVPTTRLILEVCLEVKAQPLSTQPHGSQGSKKR; encoded by the exons ATGAACAGTAGATCTGGCATTGAAATGCCCAGGAAGGTCCTGTTCTCTCCTGACCAGCTTAACCTAAACTGGGCCAGGGTCCATGACATTGGTGCAGGTCTGATGAACGCGGGGAACACCTGTTATCTTAACTCAGTTCTCCAATGCATCACCTACACACCACCGTTGGCAAACTACATGCTGACCAAGGAGCACTCCAAGACAT gtCACGAACCAGGATTTTGTATGATGTGCATCATGGAAAACCACATCCTACAAGTATTTGCCAACTCAGGCAGGGTCATCAGGCCTACTGGTGTGCTCAAGGAGCTCAAAA cGATTGCAAAACACTTCCAGTATGGAAACCAGGAGGATGCGCACGAGTTTCTGCGATACACAGTGGAAGCTATGCAACAGTCCTGCTTACCTGCAATCAA ACTGGACAGGCAAACGCAGACAACCACGTTAATCCACCAAGTATTTGGAGGCTGTTTGCGCTCCAGAG TGAAATGTTTAAACTGCAAAGCCGTTTCGGATACGTTTGATCCTTTTCTGGATGTCACTCTGGATATTCAG AAAGCTTCCACTGTGTCCGAGGCTTTGGAGCAGTTTGTAAAGGCAGAGCAGCTCGGCGGTGAAAACGCGTACAAGTGCTCAAA ATGTGAACACATGGTCACGGCCACTAAGCGATTCACAATTCATAAGAGAGCCAACGTGCTGACTGTCTCTCTTAAGAGATTTGATGATTTCACTGGAGGGAAGATCTCAAAG CACGTGAAATACTCTGAGTACTTGGATCTACGTCCATTCATGTCCAAGACTCAAGGAAAGCCCCGGATCTACAGCCTGTACGCGGTACTGGTTCACTCTGGGCACAAAGATCATTATGGTCACTACTTCTGCTACGTCAAG gcGAGTGACAACCAGTGGTATAGGATGAACGACACTTTGGTGTCAAAAAGTGACATCAGTGCTGTCCTGAAACACCAAGCCTATGTTCTGTTCTACAGCAA gcAAGAGGCTCCTTTGACCTCCTCATCCCAGTCCAGTTTGTCTCAGAAGATTCCTCCTGCTCCTGCTAATGTTAGCCACCACCTCTCCATTCCTTTAACTTCACCTAAATCTCTGGATCACGTTCCCACAACACGTCTCATTCTGGAG
- the LOC114474526 gene encoding ubiquitin carboxyl-terminal hydrolase 36-like, with product MNSRSGIEMPRKVLFSPDQLNLNWARVHDIGAGLMNAGNTCYLNSVLQCITYTPPLANYMLTKEHSKTCHEPGFCMMCIMENHILQVFANSGRVIRPTGVLKELKTIAKHFQYGNQEDAHEFLRYTVEAMQQSCLPAIKLDRQTQTTTLIHQVFGGCLRSRVKCLNCKAVSDTFDPFLDVTLDIQVICSI from the exons ATGAACAGTAGATCTGGCATTGAAATGCCCAGGAAGGTCCTGTTCTCTCCTGACCAGCTTAACCTAAACTGGGCCAGGGTCCATGACATTGGTGCAGGTCTGATGAACGCAGGGAACACCTGTTATCTTAACTCAGTTCTCCAATGCATCACCTACACACCACCGTTGGCAAACTACATGCTGACCAAGGAGCACTCCAAGACAT gtCACGAACCAGGATTTTGTATGATGTGCATCATGGAAAACCACATCCTACAAGTATTTGCCAACTCAGGCAGGGTCATCAGGCCTACTGGTGTGCTCAAGGAGCTCAAAA cGATTGCAAAACACTTCCAGTATGGAAACCAGGAGGATGCGCACGAGTTTCTGCGATACACAGTGGAAGCTATGCAACAGTCCTGCTTACCTGCAATCAA ACTGGACAGGCAAACGCAGACAACCACGTTAATCCACCAAGTATTTGGAGGCTGTTTGCGCTCCAGAG TGAAATGTTTAAACTGCAAAGCCGTTTCGGATACGTTTGATCCTTTTCTGGATGTCACTCTGGATATTCAGGTAATTTGTTCGATTTAA